The genomic region CCGCGCAGGCCGGCTTCGAAGGTTTTCGACACGACCGGTTTCAAGGGCGGATCGGCGGTAAAACTGTTCGGCAGCGAGCAGGGGGCGTTGGGGTCGGCGCAGGTCAGTTCGATCGGCGTCGGCGCGCGGAAGCCTTCGTTGTAATTGCCGTAAAAGGTCAGTTCCTTTAACGGCGTTTTGAAACCGAGCGCCTTCAACGGATTCAAGGTGAAGCCGGCCGATGGGTTGAGCCGGTCGAAGGTATGGTTGCCGTTTAATTCGGTGCCGATATTGTCGCGCAACACGACATTGGCCTGATTCCAGCCCGCCGAGGCGTTCAGGTGCAGCCAGGGGAGAACCGAGAAGGTGTCGGTTGCGAACGCGTTGACGTATTCGTTCTCGCCGTTGACGTTCACTTCGGTATCGAACGGCGCCGTGCCTATCGTCGCGTGGGACGGGCTGAAGATCGCGTCCTGGCCCGCCTGGGTAAAATGGGTCCGGCTCGCGTTGTAGCCGCTGCCGAGCGTGAACTGATTGTCGCGAGCGAAGATCGGCTGCGTCGAAGTGGCTTGCACATTGATGCCGGCGCCGTCCTGCACGATGCGGTTGGCGATGTTCGAAGCCGGCGCGACGGCATTTCCCGAGCCGTCCGCGCATTCGGTCAAATTGATCAAGGTCTCGCAGGTTTCATCGATATTGCCGGTGTTGCTGTTCACCGAATCGGTCGTGTTGCCCCGGTAATAGGCATTTCCGGCCAGGCTCAGAGTCTTGCTGAACTGGTGTTTGCCTTTCAGATTGAAAAAATACAGGGTATTTTCGGTCGTGTCGGGCGCGGTATAGATGGCTTCGCGGTTGACGGCGAGATCGCTCGTCGGCACCGGGCCGACCCCGTTCAACTTGTTGTCGGCAAACGTGAAACTCAGGTCGAGGTCGGTATTTTCGTTTTCCCAGCCGACCTTGCCGAAAGCCTGGTGCAAAGCGCTGTGCGTGAAAGGCCGCCAGCCGTCGTCTTCGAAAATGTTGCCGGCAAAAAACCAGTCGAAATTGCCTTCATAGCCGCCATGCTCCGCCTCGAACGCCTTGCGTCCGAACGAGCCGCCGTACGCCTGGGCGCGGCTGCCGGCATGGCTGAAGCCGCTCTTGGTGCGCACCGACAGGGCGCCGCCCAGGGTATTCAGTCCGAACAGCGGATTGGAGCCGGGGATCAGGTCGATGTTGGCGATCGCATTCTGCGGTATCAAATCCCAATTGACCGTATCGCCGAACGCTTCGTTGACGCGTACGCCGTCCTGATACACCGACATGCCGATCGGCGTGCCAAGCAAGGGCGACACGTTATAGCCGCGGTAGGTGATGTCCGGCTGAAAAGGGTTGTTCTGATTGTCGTTGATGTTGACGCCGGCCAGATTCCGCCGCATGAAATCGGATAAATCGAGCGCTTCATGGCGGTGAATGTCTTCGTCTTCGGCCGATTGCACGTTTCCCGACACTTTCTCGCGCGCCAAGCCGGTGGCGCCGAGAGGCGTGTCGCTGACCACTTCGACTTCGGGGAGTTCGAAGGCGTCGAGTTTGGTGGATTCATTTTCAGCGGCTTGCGCCAAGGGAAGCAGTAACGAGAGAATCGGAAAGATACAGTGCTTTTTTCTCGAATGAACCATGACAATACTAAAAAATGCTTATTATTTCATGGTTCATGGCCGGATAGGAATGGAATCGGGGAAAATTCCTTTTTTGGTTTTGCTGGACGTGCCTTCGATAAATCAGCCGGGATGGCGGACCGCTGCGCGTCCGTCAACAAACGTCGAGCAAGACGGACTCGACAAAAAGCGAGCCCGGAAAAATCGGCGTCTGGCCGGTGCCGAAGAACGCTCTCGGACAGGGCTTTGCGATCGACGGCCGACAAGTTTTCCCATCGCTTACGCCGAGCGCAAAAAAGGCCGCTGCCGACGGACGGATAGCCGGATACGGCGTACCTTACGCCGATTCCTGTCAAAGACCTGCCGGGTTTTTAAAACCCGGCAGGTCTACGTTAGCCATGGGGAAGTTATTTTTGACCGTATTTCGAGTCGCCTAAGTGGGCCTTTGCGAACAACTCGTACTAAGCAAATCCGGCCGGATTCCATTCGTCCATCATCTTCCGGCGCGCCGCTTCGAGACGCGTCGACATCAATCCGGCAAACTTTTTTAGAAGCTCGTAGCCCAGTTTCGGCTCCTGCTCGCACCGCGCCAGTACGTCAGGCCCAGCGAACTGAAGTAAATCCGAGTCCTCTTCGGCCTTGGCTTGAAAATTCCATTGATAGGGCGGTATCAACCACGACCAGCCCAAGACCTGGTTTTTGCTCAGAGTCTGGATTTCCAGGTTCGGGCCTATTATCGCCGGTATTTGTACGGAGACGCGTCCATTGAGGATCACGTAGAACTTGTCCGCATTTTCGCCTTGCCGAAACAGGATTTGTCCTTTTTTGATGCGGCACGTGTTCGAACATTCGGACAGCAATTCCAGAACGTCGTCACCGAGGTCGGAGAAAAACTCGTGAGCCGACAGATACTCAATAATGGATGGATTACTCATTGTTTGCCTCTATCATGACAATGGACGGGACGGTATTATGGCTTCTCAGGCCAAATTCGTACAGGGACATTGCCGGAGGAACGGATAATCAGGAACTACCGGTCAACTTCCAAGTCTTTTTTATTAGAGTCTCTTCCCGTCAGCCGGGTTCGATCCATGGGGAGTGGAAAATGTCAGACTATCGTTATCTTATCGTCGGCGGCGGCATGACGGCATACGCGGCGATGTGCGGCATCCGTGCCGTCGATCCGGAGGGCGGCATCGGCCTGATCAGCGCGGAATCTCATCCTCCCTACCAGCGCCCCCCGCTTTCCAAAGGCTTATGGAAGGGAAAGCCTTTCGAAAAAATCTGGTATCCGATCGATGAGCTGAAAGCAACGCTGCATCTGGGACGTAACGCAGAGACCCTTTCAATCGCCGATAAAACGGTCGTCGATGATCAGGGAAACAGCTATCGCTTCGACAAACTGCTGATCGCTACCGGCGGAGAAACCGTCAAGTTGCCGTTCGGCAGAGACGAGATCATTTATTATCGCTATCTGGACGATTATTTGAGACTTCGCGCACTGAGCGAACAAAAGCAGCGGTTTGCCGTGATCGGCGGCGGCTTCATCGGCTCGGAAATCGCCGCGGCGCTGGCGATGAACGGCAAGCAAGTGGTCATGCTCTTTCCCGGGGAAGGCATTTGCGCCTCCCTGTTTCCGCGCGAGTTGCATCAGTTCCTGAACGAATATTACCGATCCAAAGGAGTTGACGTCCTGCCCCGGCAGAAAGTCACCGGGATGACGCGCAAACAGGACAGATTGTTCCTGAATGTCCGCGGCGCTGATGGCACCGATCGGAGCATCGAGGCCGATGCGGTGGTGGCCGGGATCGGCATCAAGCCCAACGTCCGTTTGCTCGAGCAGGCCGGAATGTCCATCGACAACGGCATCCCGGTCGACGAAATGTTGCGCGCCGGTCACCCGGATATTTTCGCCGCCGGCGACGTCGCCAATTTCTACAATCCCGGTTTGAGAAACCGCATGCGGGCGGAACACGAGGACAACGCGCTGACCATGGGCCGATGCGCCGGCCGCAACATGGCCGGCGACTCGATGCCTTATCATCATCTTCCTCATTTTTATTCGGATTTGTTTGAGCTTGGCTATGAAGCGGTCGGCCAAACCGATTCCCGCCTGGAAACGATGGAGGATTGGATCGAGCCGCATAAAAAAGGCGTGATCTATTATCTGCGGGAGCATCGGGTGCGCGGCGTAGTGTTATGGAACGTCTGGGAACGCGTCGACGCGGCGCGGGCGCTGATCGCCGAACCGGGGCCGTTTACTGCGGAAAACCTGAAGGGCAGATTGTCGTCTTGATTCGGCATGCCCAGATAACACGGCATTGCAGCATTGCCGCCGTTTTCAGCGCCCAATTTTTACCGGGGATAAACAATTGTTATGGAATTAACGTCTCGCGGTCTATGGAGACCGGCCCGGCGGAATACGCTTCGCAATTCCGCTCCATGCGGGCTGGATGAGGAGTGCGGCTACGATCCGGCAGAAGATTCGGCTTTGCTGCCGAACAAGATGAAGATCTTGATTTGAATGGGGTGAACGATGGGGCTCGAACCCACGACAACCGGAATCACAATTCGCCTTTATTGGGTCCAGACTTTCAACAATTAACTGACATTGTCCTCAATCAGCTTGGCTAAATCCGATTGCCAATTACTTTCAAAGATCAGCGCACAGCTTACTTTAACCCCTTCGTCATCCAATAATTCGATCTCGCCCGCGGGTTTTGCATCATCCAATCGAAAAGCCCCGGAACAAATCCCGAACAGTTTTTTCTTGTAAGCCGTGTCGGGGTTGTCGAGATGGTCGCCTTTGGTTTCCAAAACCAATAACCGTTCCTGGCCGTCCTGATGGGTCAGGGCAAAAATGAAATCCGGATAGACTTTATTTTTGCGCCAACCTTGCAACGCGTATCCGTCCTGGGCTTTGGCGACGTTTCGATGCCACCAGCGCAAGGCTTTTTCACTGTCCAGGTAGCAGGCGACTTTTTGCTCGTAACCGTCAAGATCGTCTTTATAAAACGGATCGAACAAACTGGATTCGACGACCTTGCCGTCGTTGCGTTGCAGTAACGGGCTATTCGGCGGTCTGGCGGTGGATAATTCTCGCGGCAACAGCCAGTTATTTCGATCCGTCCGCAAGCGGAACTGAATGCGGCCTTCTTCCACGTCCTGTAAAAAAACGGCTTCGGCCAGCCTGTCCCGTTCTTGCAGCAAACAAACCCGAAGCGTTTCAATAAGCCGATGACCGATATCCGTAATCTGCGCCGGGGTAAACCCGGCATGTTGCAAATCTTGTAGCACTTGACCTATCAACGCACGCGCCAACCAGGGATTAGGCACGATGTCCACAATAGCACGCGTGGCATAGGCGGGATCGAATGCCTCGTCCACCGACAAACTGGCGAGTTCTTCCGACTCGACAAACTCCTTGGCATCAGGATCGTCCGCCAAATCGATGCGGATGATCTGCATATTCGCGCTTTGCCCTGTTTTCGGCAATTTCTCCGCCACGCTGCTAACATCTATCTGTTGCCAGTCGATCCGATACAAAATATCGGCTTCGTAACTCAATGGGCGGAAACTCTTGTCTTCGACCCACAATACCAGAGGCAAATAAATTCTGGCGTTCTGAAATTTTGGACGGCGCCGGATTTTGCGCGCGATGGGTGATCCACCCGAACCACTGCTGTCAGACTCGCGGATTTTTTCAACCAAATCGGCCATGCCGTCTTGCTCGAGGCCGGTTTTTATCGCCGCGACGACTTCGCTGGTCCGGGAGTGAAAACAAAAGACGTAACATTCGTTTAGCGATTGGATCGGCGTCCTGCTGGTATTGGGTTGCCGCAGAATTCGGCCCACCAGTTGCGTGATGGCTCCGCGACTCGTCACCGGAGCCAATGAACATAAGATATAAGCAAACGGGCAATCCCAGCCTTCCTGTAACGCTTGTTTGGTAATGATGAAGCGTACTTGATTGGTCTGGCTCAGCAAATCCAGGTTTTCCGGTTCGTTCAAATCGTTTGTTTCCGCCGTTTTGATGGCGATCTGTTCCTGGGACACCCCCAGAGACAACAAATAGTCTTTGACATCCTCGGCATGGATAAACTGGCCATCGCGTTGCTCCTTACCGGTCCGCTCCACTTGCACCAGGCAAATCGGCCGGATATAACGCGCCGATTCGGCCCGTAAATGTTCGGCATCCCGCTGCAAGGCATTCAGTTGCTCAACGCTTTGCCGGCAACACGCTTGCCAGCCGTCGCCGCCCTGCACGGTGACATTCATCGGCAATTTGACCATTTCTTCCCGGTCCAGATCGGTGCCGCGCACATCCACCAGCCAATTGCTGTAAGTCGGCGGATTGTCCCGGTCACGATCCACCGGCGTGGCCGTCAACTCCAGCACAAACGACGGATTGAAGCCGTACAAAGTGTCCATCGCCAACCGGGAATAGCCTTTATGCCCTTCATCCAGCACCACGACCGGACGAATTTGCCGCAAGGCATTACCCAAGGAATCCTTGACGATAGCGCCGACCATTTCCTTTTGTCCGTACACGTCCAGATTGGGAATTTGGTCCAATAGCCCGGCATGCGCCAGCACATCGTCCGAATGAGGGAAGAAGCCGTGAATATTGCCGCGATCCTTGAACAGTTTCAGCGATTCCTTGGTTTCCCGGTTCGCCGATTGCAGCATCAACAGCATCACGCACAATTGCTGTTCGGTATCGCGCTGGTCCAGACGGTCCAGCTTTTCCAGTATTTTGGTTTTACCGGCGCTGGCGCGGTCCAGGATTTGCCGGTAAGGATGTTCGCGGTCGCGTAGCGCCTTGATGGTCTGGCTGTAAATCGACTCGTTCGGTACGATCCACAGCACAAAGCCGGTATTGCGCCTGAGCCATCGGCTTTGAATCTGCGACACGGCGGCCGCGGCCAACAGCGTCTTGCCGCCGCCGGTCGGGATTTTGAAACACACCGACGGCACGCTTCGCCCAACTCCATCCCGCCTTGGGCTAAAAGGCACGGCCGCGCGCACCTTGGGCAAATGACCGGTATCCTTGAGAGCTTTCCAGGCGGCTTCGGCAAAATCCGGCACCGGACGCAACAGTTCCGGGTCGGGCTCCTTGGCGTTGGCCTGGACAATTTTATCCGCCAGCGCCTTTTTTTCGCTCAAGGTATTCAGATACAGCGTCAACGTGTCCAGCACCTGTTGTTGGAAGTCTTTCAGTTCCATCGATTCACGCCGGGTAAAGTTTCAATTGCGGAATGACAGTCGCCATGCGCGTAAAATCCTTGTCGCTATGCAGCAGAATTAAATCGTGTTCGATGGCGATTTGCGCAATCAAACAATCAATCGTGCTGCGGATCGTGAGGTCCTGTCGGCGGCAGGAAAAAAACAGATAGGCCGCTTGCGCATAACTTTGCGTCAAGTGCTTGGGGTGGTAAAACTGCACGTCATTAAAAAAATCCCGAAATGCCGCAAAGCGTTGTTCGGACTCGGCCCCTTGCAAAATTTCTTGGTAAATGACGGCGCAAATGCCCACCGCTTGGCCGGACTGAACCAGGGAGCGTAACGGGTCAACGGCGGGACCG from Methylosarcina fibrata AML-C10 harbors:
- a CDS encoding NAD(P)/FAD-dependent oxidoreductase → MSDYRYLIVGGGMTAYAAMCGIRAVDPEGGIGLISAESHPPYQRPPLSKGLWKGKPFEKIWYPIDELKATLHLGRNAETLSIADKTVVDDQGNSYRFDKLLIATGGETVKLPFGRDEIIYYRYLDDYLRLRALSEQKQRFAVIGGGFIGSEIAAALAMNGKQVVMLFPGEGICASLFPRELHQFLNEYYRSKGVDVLPRQKVTGMTRKQDRLFLNVRGADGTDRSIEADAVVAGIGIKPNVRLLEQAGMSIDNGIPVDEMLRAGHPDIFAAGDVANFYNPGLRNRMRAEHEDNALTMGRCAGRNMAGDSMPYHHLPHFYSDLFELGYEAVGQTDSRLETMEDWIEPHKKGVIYYLREHRVRGVVLWNVWERVDAARALIAEPGPFTAENLKGRLSS
- a CDS encoding TonB-dependent receptor, with protein sequence MVHSRKKHCIFPILSLLLPLAQAAENESTKLDAFELPEVEVVSDTPLGATGLAREKVSGNVQSAEDEDIHRHEALDLSDFMRRNLAGVNINDNQNNPFQPDITYRGYNVSPLLGTPIGMSVYQDGVRVNEAFGDTVNWDLIPQNAIANIDLIPGSNPLFGLNTLGGALSVRTKSGFSHAGSRAQAYGGSFGRKAFEAEHGGYEGNFDWFFAGNIFEDDGWRPFTHSALHQAFGKVGWENENTDLDLSFTFADNKLNGVGPVPTSDLAVNREAIYTAPDTTENTLYFFNLKGKHQFSKTLSLAGNAYYRGNTTDSVNSNTGNIDETCETLINLTECADGSGNAVAPASNIANRIVQDGAGINVQATSTQPIFARDNQFTLGSGYNASRTHFTQAGQDAIFSPSHATIGTAPFDTEVNVNGENEYVNAFATDTFSVLPWLHLNASAGWNQANVVLRDNIGTELNGNHTFDRLNPSAGFTLNPLKALGFKTPLKELTFYGNYNEGFRAPTPIELTCADPNAPCSLPNSFTADPPLKPVVSKTFEAGLRGKFGDALQWRMALYRSRLNNDILFINAPGSVVAGYFQNVGVTQRQGGELGLNGVWKKLNWFLNYSFVDATYRTAETLNNAVGSVNVKPGDRIPGIPQQTVKFGAEYEILKGWFFGGDLQYVSSQYLRGDDNNQYAKVNEYAIVNLNTRYAVTQNVELFAMARNVFDANYESYGVVNRNFFKNGSPEAFLGPGAPISGWAGIRVRFE
- a CDS encoding DEAD/DEAH box helicase: MELKDFQQQVLDTLTLYLNTLSEKKALADKIVQANAKEPDPELLRPVPDFAEAAWKALKDTGHLPKVRAAVPFSPRRDGVGRSVPSVCFKIPTGGGKTLLAAAAVSQIQSRWLRRNTGFVLWIVPNESIYSQTIKALRDREHPYRQILDRASAGKTKILEKLDRLDQRDTEQQLCVMLLMLQSANRETKESLKLFKDRGNIHGFFPHSDDVLAHAGLLDQIPNLDVYGQKEMVGAIVKDSLGNALRQIRPVVVLDEGHKGYSRLAMDTLYGFNPSFVLELTATPVDRDRDNPPTYSNWLVDVRGTDLDREEMVKLPMNVTVQGGDGWQACCRQSVEQLNALQRDAEHLRAESARYIRPICLVQVERTGKEQRDGQFIHAEDVKDYLLSLGVSQEQIAIKTAETNDLNEPENLDLLSQTNQVRFIITKQALQEGWDCPFAYILCSLAPVTSRGAITQLVGRILRQPNTSRTPIQSLNECYVFCFHSRTSEVVAAIKTGLEQDGMADLVEKIRESDSSGSGGSPIARKIRRRPKFQNARIYLPLVLWVEDKSFRPLSYEADILYRIDWQQIDVSSVAEKLPKTGQSANMQIIRIDLADDPDAKEFVESEELASLSVDEAFDPAYATRAIVDIVPNPWLARALIGQVLQDLQHAGFTPAQITDIGHRLIETLRVCLLQERDRLAEAVFLQDVEEGRIQFRLRTDRNNWLLPRELSTARPPNSPLLQRNDGKVVESSLFDPFYKDDLDGYEQKVACYLDSEKALRWWHRNVAKAQDGYALQGWRKNKVYPDFIFALTHQDGQERLLVLETKGDHLDNPDTAYKKKLFGICSGAFRLDDAKPAGEIELLDDEGVKVSCALIFESNWQSDLAKLIEDNVS
- a CDS encoding Crp/Fnr family transcriptional regulator; translation: MSNPSIIEYLSAHEFFSDLGDDVLELLSECSNTCRIKKGQILFRQGENADKFYVILNGRVSVQIPAIIGPNLEIQTLSKNQVLGWSWLIPPYQWNFQAKAEEDSDLLQFAGPDVLARCEQEPKLGYELLKKFAGLMSTRLEAARRKMMDEWNPAGFA
- the vapC gene encoding type II toxin-antitoxin system VapC family toxin, translating into MYLVDTSVWIDFIQGKPGPAVDPLRSLVQSGQAVGICAVIYQEILQGAESEQRFAAFRDFFNDVQFYHPKHLTQSYAQAAYLFFSCRRQDLTIRSTIDCLIAQIAIEHDLILLHSDKDFTRMATVIPQLKLYPA